The following coding sequences are from one Nicotiana tabacum cultivar K326 chromosome 1, ASM71507v2, whole genome shotgun sequence window:
- the LOC107775432 gene encoding serine/threonine-protein kinase D6PK, which produces MKRIPEAEKLRADYPSEAKVTNIYSTSQKEVGTISNAHDFLEMNFTVPLQTCKGDNFYLEHEELMLNAGSIKRCDDSLEDSGFTSFHGASHPPEPVDTDLMRPVYVPIGPNETDGKCLVKSMSLKGPSADDLSIQFLNMKPTSFLHLPAERWVEKPNDLGAVSSAFMVPRSSQNTEASLPPDSEEKECVWDASLPSSSNVSPYSSIESTGVGTAMSTANSCTSTYRSDGMVSMDKNCEGTKLSIQGDSLGSAKTSFSRASDSTELSDDSNWSNITGSANKPHKGNDPRCKAVLAIRARDGILGMSHFRILKRLGCGDIGTVYLSELSGTWCYFAMKVMDKALLESRKKLTRSQTEREILQLLDHPFLPTLYTHFETDRFSCLVMEYCPGGDLHTLRQRQPGKHFSEYAARFYAAEVLLALEYLHMLGVVYRDLKPENILVRDDGHIMLSDFDLSLKCTVSPTVIRASSGDPSKRGAAFCVQPACIEPTSSCIQPTCFLPRLFPSKSKKRSQKPRTEPGFPANAMPELVAEPTAARSMSFVGTHEYLAPEIIKGEGHGSAVDWWTFGIFLHELLYGKTPFKGSGNRATLFNVVGQQLKFPDSPATSYASRDLIRGLLVKEPQRRLGVKRGASEIKQHPFFEGVNWALIRCSTPPEVPRQVEAELPWRFKQVNPVGVFDQEVNPVGVCSKRMPGPDVNSGGNYLDLEFF; this is translated from the exons ATGAAAAGGATACCTGAAGCAGAAAAACTACGAGCAGATTACCCTAGTGAGGCTAAGGTGACAAATATTTACTCAACTTCCCAAAAAGAGGTGGGAACTATATCAAATGCCCATGACTTCCTAGAAATGAACTTCACTGTTCCTCTTCAAACATGCAAAGGAGACAACTTCTATCTAGAGCATGAGGAACTTATGCTTAACGCTGGTTCAATCAAGCGATGTGATGATTCGCTCGAAGATAGTGGCTTTACTTCATTTCACGGAGCAAGTCATCCTCCAGAACCTGTTGATACTGACCTAATGAGACCAGTTTATGTACCAATTGGTCCGAATGAAACAGATGGTAAATGCTTAGTGAAAAGCATGTCTCTGAAGGGTCCTTCCGCAGATGATCTTTCAATCCAGTTTCTTAACATGAAACCAACTTCGTTTCTTCATTTACCGGCAGAGAGATGGGTTGAAAAGCCAAATGATCTAGGTGCAGTCTCCTCTGCATTTATGGTTCCTCGTTCATCTCAAAACACAGAAGCAAGTCTACCACCTGATTCTGAAGAAAAAGAATGTGTTTGGGATGCATCACTACCCTCGAGCAGTAATGTCAGTCCATATAGTAGCATTGAAAGTACTGGTGTTGGCACAGCTATGAGCACTGCCAACAGCTGCACAAGCACATATAGGAGTGATGGCATGGTTAGTATGGACAAGAACTGTGAGGGTACAAAACTGAGTATTCAGGGGGATTCGTTAGGAAGTGCTAAAACTAGCTTTAGCAGAGCAAGTGATAGCACTGAACTTAGTGATGATAGTAACTGGAGTAACATTACTGGCAGTGCCAATAAGCCTCACAAAGGAAATGATCCGAGATGCAAGGCTGTTCTTGCAATACGAGCACGTGATGGTATATTAGGCATGAGTCACTTTAGGATACTGAAAAGACTTGGTTGTGGTGACATTGGCACTGTTTATCTTTCTGAACTCAGTGGGACTTGGTGCTATTTTGCGATGAAAGTGATGGATAAGGCATTGCTTGAAAGTAGGAAGAAATTGACCCGTTCTCAGACAGAAAGAGAAATCCTCCAGCTGTTAGACCACCCATTCTTACCAACCTTGTATACTCATTTTGAGACTGACCGATTTTCATGTTTGGTCATGGAATATTGCCCTGGAGGAGATCTACATACTCTACGACAACGACAACCTGGGAAGCATTTTTCAGAATATGCTGCAAG GTTTTATGCTGCGGAAGTTCTATTGGCCCTCGAATATCTTCACATGCTTGGTGTAGTTTACAGAGACTTAAAGCCTGAAAATATTCTAGTGCGTGACGATGGCCACATCATGCTTTCGGATTTTGACCTATCCCTAAAATGTACAGTTTCACCGACAGTCATAAGGGCCTCATCTGGTGATCCCTCTAAACGAGGAGCTGCATTCTGTGTGCAGCCAGCCTGTATTGAGCCCACTTCTTCATGCATTCAGCCGACATGTTTCCTCCCCCGATTATTTCCTTCAAAAAGCAAGAAAAGGTCACAAAAGCCCAGAACCGAGCCTGGTTTTCCTGCTAATGCCATGCCTGAGCTAGTTGCAGAACCTACTGCAGCACGGTCAATGTCATTTGTTGGGACACATGAATACTTGGCCCCTGAAATTATCAAGGGAGAAGGCCATGGCAGTGCTGTTGATTGGTGGACGTTTGGCATTTTTCTGCATGAATTACTTTATGGTAAGACCCCATTTAAGGGATCAGGCAACAGGGCAACTCTTTTCAATGTAGTTGGGCAACAGCTTAAATTTCCTGATTCTCCTGCAACCAGTTATGCCAGCCGCGATCTGATACGTGGCTTGCTCGTCAAAGAGCCTCAACGCCGGCTTGGGGTGAAAAGAGGAGCAAGTGAGATCAAGCAGCACCCTTTCTTTGAAGGTGTTAATTGGGCCCTGATTCGTTGCAGTACGCCACCTGAAGTGCCAAGACAAGTTGAAGCAGAGCTTCCATGGAGGTTTAAGCAAGTGAACCCAGTTGGAGTTTTTGATCAGGAAGTGAACCCTGTTGGAGTTTGCAGTAAAAGAATGCCAGGACCAGATGTGAATTCTGGCGGTAATTATCTTGACTTAGAGTTCTTTTAG